One Danio rerio strain Tuebingen ecotype United States chromosome 9, GRCz12tu, whole genome shotgun sequence genomic region harbors:
- the LOC141376157 gene encoding ladderlectin-like has protein sequence MAMLRNLLLLSVMFSLGNAGIGTCQCPYGWSKFGVKCYRFISQSVTWATAEKNCQSLGANLASVHSKAEHDFLLSLIPSSSTRCWIGGHDGENEGQWLWTDGSAIDYNNWCATEPNNQNVENCMEMQWTVNRCWNDQACSTSMGYMCAANL, from the exons ATGGCAATGCTGAGAAATCTTCTGCTTCTTTCCGTCATGTTCTCCCTGGGGAATGCAGGAA TTGGAACATGTCAATGTCCCTATGGATGGTCAAAATTTGGAGTCAAATGCTACAGGTTCATCTCTCAGTCAGTTACCTGGGCCACAGCAGAG AAAAACTGTCAAAGTCTTGGAGCCAATCTTGCTTCTGTGCATAGTAAAGCGGAACATGATTTTCTGCTGAGTCTAATACCTAGTTCCTCCACACGCTGCTGGATTGGTGGCCACGATGGTGAAAAT GAAGGACAGTGGCTGTGGACTGATGGATCTGCAATTGATTACAACAACTGGTGCGCTACAGAGCCTAACAACCAGAATGTTGAGAACTGCATGGAGATGCAGTGGACCG TAAACCGTTGCTGGAATGATCAGGCCTGTTCAACCTCAATGGGCTATATGTGTGCTGCAAACCTGTGA